In Brassica napus cultivar Da-Ae chromosome A3, Da-Ae, whole genome shotgun sequence, the sequence CAGATAAAGAAAACCAGAGAAATAAATATTAGCACTAGATTTGTTCATAATGAATCTAGCTATTCAACAAGCCAAAACCCAACACTACACTGAGACAATTAGTTTTGTACCTCATTCGAACTCACCTGAAAAAAATGGAgtgaatattttgaaaaatactcAATGCGGGAACCTCTAGGGACCCCAAAATGAGACAAGAAACGAAGATAAATCCCAACAGTTCCAACATGAGACCATGCAACCTAAAGCGGTATTTGCATTCCTCATGTTGCCACGTGAGAGCTCACCACCTAAATTGGTACCCGTGACTCCAATGCCTTCACGCAATCACATTACCCAAATTTGTCCATGCGTGATCCGACAAATTTTGTAACTCCATACACGTCTGCTGACTGCCTCCTCCAGCAATGAATTATGCCACCTCATTCGATCCCCACATGACCCAACGAGAAACAATGCAAAGCTGGAGAAATATTTCTCTGTGTTACGTTGCACAAGAATCACATAGGTCTTCAGCCCTTCTCTAACTTCTATACATAATGATCCAGGTATTGGTGAAAAATCCGCAGACGGATCTGCCTCTGTTACTTTGAGAATCCTTCAATGGTGGCCACAATCCACAAGACTTGGTGGTGGTTAAGAAACTTATTCTTCCTCCCATGATTTGAACATGTTTtttaaagaaggagaaggtGGAGATTATCAGCTTCTTTAACatatttgttctttttcttGTACCGATCGTTGTAGTTAAAAAGATTGTAACTGCCAACCACATGGTAATATAATCCCTCAAAGAGGCCTATAGACCCTTTGTTTCCATATCTTTTCATTATGTGCACAGAGGCATTAATAGAAAACATTCGTAAAGCCgaacaatataagaaattaatatgATTAAAAGTAGCAAGAGAAAGCCCGGCCATCTCACATCTTTTCTTTGTAGATGATAAGACTTTTCTTATGTAAAGCGCAAAAAGATGAATATCAGACAATTTTACATATTCTTAAAGATTATGGAAATGTATCAGCTCAGCAAATCAGTTTCGCAAAATCCTCTTTACAGTTTGGGCACAAGATCGAGGACACTTGCAAGATATATTAGGGAACCAAACTTTAGGAAGCATGGGCTCATTCTTGGGGATTCTTGAATGTCTTGGAGGatcaaaaacataaatcttCAGATTCCTCCAAGAGAAGATGCATACTAAAGTGAATGGATGTACATTTATATATCTTACCAAAGGCGGAGAGgaaatgtttataaaatatgtGGCAACGGCAATGCTGAGCCATGTCATGTcctgtttttgtttcttggaAGAAACAACCTCGAAGCTAACTAGTATAGTATCACAATTTTGATGCAATATTGTTGGAAATGGAAGGGGGATGCATTGGATGGCATGTGATAAATTATGTCGACAAAAATATGAGGGTGGCATAGGGTTCAAGAATCTTGACAATTTCGATACGGCTATGTTAGGATAGAAATTTTGGCTTTTACCTGAGAGGCCTAACTCTTTATTTGCGAAAATTTTCAAAGGTCAATATTTCAGAATACAAGCCCTTTGGAACCAATTCGATAATACTCGTCATTATTTGGCTGGTGAAGTATTGTATCAGCTAGATCTCTAGTTAGCAAATGACTAATCAAAATGGTAGGAACATGATCATCtatttcagtatggaatgatccttaaATCCAGCCAATTGGTAGAGACCATCAAATAGTAAATCAATTCACTTACTGTAGACAGCTCATCAACCCTACATCGTAACTAGACACTTGGTTGATTTGGATGATGTGATGATTATTGAAAGCATCCCATTGTGTCAGTATCAGACTATAGATAGAGATGGATGACATTTTACTCAGTCAAGCAGATACTTGGCCAAATTTGAGTATACAATAGAGCAAATTTATCcggatagagagaaagagacatATACCATTATTTGTCCCAAATACCAAGACACTGCAGGCTTAGGCATGGAAAACAAAATGTCTCTCAAagttgaaacattttttatggtaaattattttaagatgTTTATCGGTAATGAAGAATTTAAAAAGTCGAgggataaaatatgatatgcaaCGTGAAAGATGTGGAACAGAATATGAGTCAATAAATCATGTATTCTTTGAATGTTCTCCCGCTATTCATACATGGGCTTTCTCAAGAGTTCCTACAAGTCCTGATAACTTTCCCATGCAATTAGTTTAATCAAATATGTATAGCTTGTTTTGGAGGATTGCATTACACATAGAAGATGATCAGTTTACtaggatattatggtatatttagAAAGGGTGCAATGATAAGCTTTTTAACAGACTTTATAGATATCCTAGAGACACTCTACATTTGGTGGAGACAGAAGCAATTCTACGGAAGAAGACTCAAATATTATTGTCACAGAATGGAACTCAGACACCGGCGACCTAGAATGGCAAAGAGGAAATTCGCGAACTGCCTAGCAGGATAGAAAATGGTGTTTCACATATGGGTCATGGAAGAATAATAACTTATTCTCGGGCAATTGTTGGTATAGTAATTTGGAGGGTTTTGATGGATTGATGGGGGAAAGAAATACTAAGAGCACCTATCCCCTTTATATGCAGAGTTTGAAGTCTTTATATGGGCGATGGAATCTATGAAGAATCCGAGACAACTCCATGTAACGTTTGCGACAtattgttctcagttggtgaagataGTTTCAGGACAATTATTATGTATGAAAACTTTtgaatgttaaaaatattttaattaatttaaaactcgaaaaattataatattttaccaaaaatttaTGTTAAAGAATCcaaattagatatatatttattttaaatctcaaattgttacatttataaataatgttAAAGAATTTAGATGTgttacatttataaattattttttttcaaaaaattatattttaatgaaataattagcaatatatttttatgttttcttaaaaaaattatacaatattttaaaccGCTTTTATCTACTTTCAACATTTAAACATATGTTGTGGATTGCTAGACCGGCTTAATGTATATTTATACCATTAAATTTGTGTGATGGTCTACTCTTGATCCGCAAGATATGCTAGATCTGCGCTGCTTGATTTaccttttttatttacttaataacAGGTTCAGCAAACAACGAATTATATGAGGTTTCGATTTTGTATTAAGCCCGCAACATAAATACACATCTTGGCCAATTTACTTCTCACGAGGATACTGCTTTCACCAACACAACCATGGCCAAGATAAGAGAACCTAACATTACTGTGTCTATGTTCGTCAACCACAGAGAAAGTGATTCAGTTGCATGTTTATGCTAAGAGTTTCCATTAGGgttggggttttgatttaggtTCTCTTTTGTGTTAAGGTTTCGGTTCTATAAAAGGGTTTCAATTTTATGTTCTCTAGAGTTTGGATTCGGGTAAAGGACATCCATTAAATCTTGCGATTAGTATTTAGGGATCGTGgttatgtttttgttatttaaatctCTCCCAACTCATACCTCTTCACTCTTTCACAGAAACGCAACAGTGAAGACCACAAAGGGATCCTTCCTTAGATCAAGTACGTCCTGTGACTCCTGGTACACCATGACTCATGGAGCTGTTGGTTCTTCTAGTGCGGCCTCTTCTGCTGCTAACAGACTACATCAGGAGAACCGAGGACGTTTTGCTACGTGCTCCCACAAGAGAAAACAAGCCACACCTCCATCCAAGGAAGCTCAATGGAGCTTTGTGGTAAGTTACCACAATCAGTTCTCATTACTTTTGTTTCTTGTATTTAGTATGATGTTTCAGTTTCTGTTTATATCCCAGTGTAAATTCTTTTATCAGAGCAACATGGCAAGAACACTACTGGTGGTAGTGGTCAAGCTAGAAGCATGTTCCAAATGAGAGAAATGATAAGTGGTGGCACAATTTCTTTGTAAGTGTTTCCTTTCCCCTGCCTTTCTCCATTAATCATTATTACTAatgtcttctcttcttttgtagTAAAACTAATACTGGTAAGACAAGTTTCACGATGAAATCTACCTATAATGGGAGCTACATACACAAACAACTATCTGTGGACGcatcagaaaaataaaaaaaaaaaaaagagaagggaAGAAACCAAAGTACATCAGCGAGTCAGACTAGACTTATCTGCTGGAGAATTGGGAGACAGAGGGGGATAAACCTCTGTTGGTAGGTTATAATTGTTGATCAAAAACACTTGCAAAAGAATACTTAGAACACACGTAACTCCAGGCAAATTTTTCTGCCTTTTCTTTTTGGCTTTTTGATTATATAGGAAACAAATTGAAACTAGACGTTCCTACAAACTTGGAAACAAATGCATAATGGAAAAGATAATGGGAAAGTGATTCACGTTACTCTGTTAGACTGTTCCTATGAAATAAGAAGTGAAGAAGTGATCTgattattcataaaacaaaaataaaaagagaagacTAAGTCTGAGACTTAATCACGAAACTTCAGCTTGATTTTCTTGCGTAGAAGGATCTCCCATAGTCAGCTTTATTTGCTGACTCATCAGAGAGAGCACTGAGGAAGAGTGAATCAGCTATTGGATCCCTCATCTCTGCTCTTGCAGGGGAAAAGATGCACAAGCACTGGTTAGGTCCAAATCGTTTTGTAAAGATCGGTATAATATGCTAAgctctttctcatttattacTTCAATTCGTTACCTCTGAATTGTCTTACTTTTGAATTGTCTAACTCTGAATAGTCTAACTTCTTGTTGTTAATTTTCTTAAAGGTGATGATGAGGGCTTGAAAAGTTTGACACAAATTATATTTGATCTAACCACGAATGGGACACGAAAATTTATTGTCTAACTCTAAACAGTCGCAtaattttttatgataaaatcgTCATATTTTTGCCACGAAAAAACGTGACTGAATTGTGCTTGTATGACCACTCTCTGTCACATTTTTTTGTAAGTTCGTATAACCACGATTTATTTTCGTGACTTTTTGTTGGTATTTTCTGATAAAAGTCCCGAAATATTAGTCACAGTCACAGTCAAAATCGTTGCTATATGCGATTTTTCTAAATATGCCCGTTTTCTTTCATTTGTATTAAGAAAGAGAATATATTCACGTAATTCAACTAGACTAGTCATCTCAATAGTTGGGTATCAATACCATAAGAAGCCGAAAGAGAATTCTCAGGATCGGAACAACGGGTTGGGTTAGACAATGCTGTCGTGCTAgtaacaatcatcatatgtaTTATATGTGGCAGACAATACTAATGTCcctgtatatatataaacacacaatGTGCCCAATTATAATGATTAGACCGACTCAAGAAATAAAATGGATAGAGTTGCAGGaagaaaattttgtaaaatccgtTCGAAACTTTATAAAAATCGCTCCTGCTTCCTCAATTTCATTTACTTCTTGTCCTTCTCCTTTTTAGGTTTCTTAGCACTTAAGGTCTCTAAGCCAAGAGCCACTTCACGTCTCCATGACTTGGACATCTTCTTCACTTCTGTCTCTGCCATCACCGTCTCTTCCATGTCCACCGTCGACATGGAAGTCTTCTCCAACACCCAACTTATAATCATCACTATACTCATGTTTATAGGTGGCCCGATCTTCACCTCCTTTTTCAATATCTACCTGTCCCATTTCACTAAATTCGTCTTCCCTCATAGCAAGATTAAACATCTTATCGGCTCTTTCAAGGCAGATCATACCATCGAGGATCGCCATCTTGACcaagaaaatattaatgatCGTCACGAGATTCCTAGCCAGATCAATGAAAAGGCGTCTAAGTGTTTGTACTTGGTGGTTATTGGCTACCATCTTGTAACAAACATAGCTGGCTCTATGTTGCTTCTTGTGTACGTAAGCTTTGTTAAAACGGCAAGAGATGTTCTTCGTTTCAAAGAAATATCAACTCTCACCTTCTCTATCTTCACAACTGTATCGACTTTCGCAACTTGCGGATTTGTTCCCACGAATGAGAACATGATCATCTTTCGCAAGAACTCGGGTCTCCTCTGGCTCTTAATCCCTCTAGTATTGATGGGGAACACTTTGTTCCCTTGCTTCTTGCGGTTGCTAATATGGGGATTAAGTAAGACCACAAAACGTGAGGAGTTTGGTTATATTCTCAAGAATCGCAAGaagatgggatactctcatctaCTCTCTGTTCGTCTTTGTGTTTTCCTAGGGTTGACGGTGTTAGGGTTTATTTTGATACAACTTTTTCTCTTCTGTACCTTTGCTTGGAGCTCGGAGTCTCTTGCAGGAATGAATTGGTATGAGAAGTTGGTTGGATCGCTGTTTCAAGTGGTAAACTCGAGACATACTGGAGAAACAATTGTCGACCTGTCCACACTTTCCCCGGCTATTTTGATAGTATTCATCCTCATGATGTGAGTAACTTCAATTCTctccttatttatatattactatATCGATGCATTTGCATGGACAAAATATTTAGATGAATCATTGACGGCCCTATACAGTTTGCTGAGTTTTCGGTACAAGAACATCAAACCTATAAAGTTTgtaaataaccaaaatatacACATTTTAAATAGTTTACACTTAACATTTTAAACAAGAAACTCTCTGTTAGTGTAATGTAGGATTATATTTTGGTGGGGGCAAATCCTATATGAACTTAAAATTATAgctagaaaatattatttactaaaaaaataactaaaatttaggtatatttaataaatttttaaaaatttacggTGGCACTTGCCACCTTCTTGGACAACGTAGGTTCCGCCAATGAGTGTACTGAAAAAATGTTCATTATGTAAGAGTTAAGTTGAAGTTCTTTATAAGTAGACGTAACTGGCATATCATTACTAAAAGGAACTTACTAGAGATTATGGTAGACAACATTGAATGAATCAGAGTATATGTCCAATAAAAGATATCGCTTCAAGGTAGTGGAGAATGTCACAGCATTCCAATTCATCATATTCACAAAGCATCTGTTTTAACCCAAAAAAATGTTAtcttatgttctaaaacaaaATTCTTGCGTTGATAAGGTACCTTCCCCCATACACTTTATTTATGCCGTTCAccataaaaaagaagaataaaaaagaagaagaaaatgattcCGGATATGAGAAGGGAGGAAAGAAGAGTGGGCTCCTTGTGTCACAACTTTCCTTTTTGGTGATATGTATCTTTCTCATTTCTATCACCGAAAGGCAAAAACTACGACGAGATCCACTCAACTTCAACGTTCTTAACATTACTCTTGAAGTTGTCAGGTATATTTTCATATCTCTATATTACATTTCGGGTTCTCTTCGTATTTCTATATAGATGCATGGATCCACCTataaatcacaaaattaaaGTTTTCTTTGGAtgaattttatcttttaattaaaaagcTAGCAAGAATAGCCCacaattttgttacaaaaaggCCCGCAATAATTAAGAGCAATACAATTGATTATAAATGCACCTTTCAAGTTCTAAATGATAATGAGTCTGTGAAGTAGCTTAGGCATAGTCATGGTCAACCGACAGATCTGTGAGACTGATAAAAAGAATAACACCATCATATTTAGTTGATACtccgtcctttttttttttttttttttgtaacacttgaTACTCCGTCCTTATGAAAGACATTCATATACTAAACTTCAAGGTTAGTTCATTTCATGAAAACTATACTTATTagtgaaactaaaaaaaatattgtcatcaCAGTGCATATGGAAATGTGGGGTTCACGACCGGGTACAGTTGTGAACGGCGCTTGAACGTCAGTGACGGTGGCTGTGAAGACGCAGGTTATGGGTTTGCAGGAAGATGGAGTTCCAGTGGAAAATTCATACTAATAATAGTAATGTTTTATGGTAGGCTTAAGCAGTTCACAGCCAAATCTGGTCGAGCTTGGATACTTTATCCCTCGTCTTCCTGACACAAGATATATACAAGTATAAAATACAGTTAATCTTGTATGTCTTTTTATTGGTTATTTACTTTATAAGCTTGTGTGGTAATTCTTGTTAGGAGATAATAATATCAAAGAATGATTATCCACTTCACCGGACATTATTCATTATTACGTATGATCTTATCCGGTACTCCCTGCGtttcaaaataatgtatatTCTAGAGTTTTTACACTTATAAAAAACCaagtaaaattttgacaaattgTTTTATGTGTTAAACTATTTCCTAtgatttttaatcaatcaaagttctgtaaatataattactgtttttgaaatttacaatttgtcattattacatacattgaaaaaataaaatatatattttttagaaacaatttttttttcttctaaaacatGGATCATTTTGAAACGGAGAGAATATAAATAAACATCCCATCTGTTATTTCTTTAgacataaatttaatttataaaaaatcattttttcctcATTCACGTTTCCTCTCATTTCAAAAACAACTGATgtaataatattctaataattgtAATCACTTTTTCTATATTCTCTCCTCTAAATCAAAACAAGTTATCAGCAAACGATTTTCCGCTAGCGAAATGAAATTTAACTTAAAtgatcaaaacattttaattttactatGATCATGTAGTATGCTTTGCATCTATGAATACGAAATGATCAATATAACAGATTAGAAGGCTTTTcctctataaattattaaataaccaATATGGTAGATTATGTCTTCTCATATCATGTGGTAAATCATGtgtctcatttttatttttgttcataaAATTATGGAATTTAATTTCTGCATTTAAATTTGTATCTTTCAATTATCcatttaaactatatttattatattttatattactacttataaataaatttattatgtcaAATTTGACAAAATTTGAAATAACTATTCTTGATATTCCTGTTTATGGCTCAACTTAAGTCCCCAAAGGCATAAATTGTTGATCTTGGCATCAGCGtttgtttcttccttttttttttttgaacaaacgtttgtttcttccttttttggatattttaggTATAAAGTCAATAAACCGTTTGAATATTATGAAATTCCTTTTTTGGTATAATTCAGttaataacgttaaaaatcaattaataCCCGATTAATAATTTGGGTTCAGCTTGTTATTGTCGGCTTTTGTGTTTGGATAATTTAGGTAAAATATTAGATTCACATCTATAGTTTCTATATTATTATTCGCAAATTGCTTTTTTTTACATTCAGCTCTCGCGTTAAAAGTTAGAATtgttaatgaataaaatatacaaattagcccaataaaataaaaagaaaatgaatttaaaatttatttgattagataagtaATTGAagttaataacaaaaattatccaaaaccagttgttatctgaaaatatcttttaataaaaagttaaaaataaaaatagaaaaacacatAACTAAATATCAATGAagtaaaaaatttcattatatataattgACAAATGAATATTGAGTGATTTatagattattttattaataataaatatagtgtacaaagaaaatttcaaaatatttataataagtaaaaattatgaaatgaaaacataaaaaataaattatcattatAGTCTAGTAATGCATGTatcaataaataattataaaatgattatGCCCACATAAGCGGATAAAACACCTAGTAATTCTGATACATGAGATTATcggataatatgattttttgttaattattttagggcaattttctcaaatagttatttttaagttttttcacAAAATAGCTTTAAAAAGGAAAGTGACCAAAATAgcccatttttattttaaaatttttaatatttttattttatttttattttaatttgaaactctatcttCAGAACCCTAcaccttaactctaaactctaagtttagattagttaaccataagatataaatgtatttttacactttaataaaaaaaatttggtcattttcctctttgaatcatatttttgtgaaaataaactaaacagaGCTATATTAGggaatttttcattattattttttgtgattctaaatatttttgaacGTAATTATCAGATTCATAacttgtatatttatatttcaaaattaaaataaatattatttgtggATATAGAAATCGTTTgaatatccattcggtttggtttattttagatataagaaGATTAGGCATTTATAAtagtttggttcggttaaaAACGTAACTTGAGGTGTCCTAACGGTTGGGTTTGGGCATTTAGGAATTTTCTGAAAACACTACTAACACTGTGAAAGATATGTGGGTGACATTAACAGTTCAGATTTTGTGTGAGATTCTTTGTGAACAGTCTTGCACTATAGATAAATCTTAACCAcacaaaaagaacaaagaagatATGGAG encodes:
- the LOC106436436 gene encoding sodium transporter HKT1, which translates into the protein MDRVAGRKFCKIRSKLYKNRSCFLNFIYFLSFSFLGFLALKVSKPRATSRLHDLDIFFTSVSAITVSSMSTVDMEVFSNTQLIIITILMFIGGPIFTSFFNIYLSHFTKFVFPHSKIKHLIGSFKADHTIEDRHLDQENINDRHEIPSQINEKASKCLYLVVIGYHLVTNIAGSMLLLVYVSFVKTARDVLRFKEISTLTFSIFTTVSTFATCGFVPTNENMIIFRKNSGLLWLLIPLVLMGNTLFPCFLRLLIWGLSKTTKREEFGYILKNRKKMGYSHLLSVRLCVFLGLTVLGFILIQLFLFCTFAWSSESLAGMNWYEKLVGSLFQVVNSRHTGETIVDLSTLSPAILIVFILMMYLPPYTLFMPFTIKKKNKKEEENDSGYEKGGKKSGLLVSQLSFLVICIFLISITERQKLRRDPLNFNVLNITLEVVSAYGNVGFTTGYSCERRLNVSDGGCEDAGYGFAGRWSSSGKFILIIVMFYGRLKQFTAKSGRAWILYPSSS